The following proteins are co-located in the Aeromicrobium phoceense genome:
- the dprA gene encoding DNA-processing protein DprA, with amino-acid sequence MTRSQSRTRLLLSLVVEAGDPRLVAWRERCDPVELWHAVVRGGPEIPGPWHEAAAEAPRRADQALRRAEEAGGRWVVPGSSAWPVALDDLDQIDGIGQVAGAPLGLWVRGGGDLSSIAAAPVAVVGARGCTTYGAEAASDIAADCADQGHAVVSGAAFGIDACAHRGALLAGGPTVAVLACGVDVDYPKAHAALLRRIGEEGLVISEFAPGAEPQRHRFLVRNRLIAALSVGVVVVEAARRSGSLNTLHWADQLGRTTMVVPGPITSQASCGTHLAVRDGKALLVTSGRDVVADTFGVIDADVPAISPAARRVWLRLGAEPQPAEQVAAALRLSPVPVLRALRELERHAVVVGDGNGWRRDRVPGGAQGVG; translated from the coding sequence ATGACCCGGAGTCAGTCCCGCACCCGACTGCTGCTCTCGCTCGTGGTCGAGGCCGGCGACCCCCGCCTCGTGGCCTGGCGCGAGCGATGCGACCCCGTCGAGCTCTGGCACGCGGTCGTCCGGGGCGGTCCCGAGATCCCCGGGCCGTGGCACGAGGCCGCCGCGGAGGCCCCGCGCCGAGCCGATCAGGCGCTGCGGAGGGCGGAGGAGGCCGGCGGTCGCTGGGTCGTCCCCGGCTCGTCGGCGTGGCCCGTGGCCCTCGACGACCTCGACCAGATCGACGGCATCGGTCAGGTGGCCGGCGCCCCGCTCGGGCTCTGGGTGCGCGGCGGCGGCGACCTGTCCTCGATCGCGGCCGCGCCGGTGGCCGTGGTCGGCGCGCGGGGCTGCACGACCTACGGGGCCGAGGCCGCCAGCGACATCGCCGCCGACTGTGCCGACCAGGGCCACGCCGTCGTCAGTGGCGCGGCGTTCGGGATCGACGCCTGCGCCCACCGCGGGGCCCTGCTCGCGGGTGGGCCCACGGTGGCGGTGCTGGCGTGCGGCGTCGACGTCGACTACCCCAAGGCCCACGCGGCCCTGCTGCGCCGCATCGGCGAGGAGGGACTGGTGATCAGCGAGTTCGCGCCCGGTGCCGAGCCGCAACGTCACCGCTTCCTGGTGCGCAACCGGCTCATCGCAGCGTTGAGCGTCGGCGTGGTGGTCGTCGAGGCGGCCCGCCGCAGCGGGTCCCTCAACACCCTGCACTGGGCCGACCAGCTGGGGCGCACCACGATGGTCGTGCCCGGTCCGATCACGTCGCAGGCCTCGTGCGGCACCCACCTCGCGGTTCGCGACGGCAAGGCGCTGCTGGTCACCTCCGGCCGTGACGTCGTGGCCGACACCTTCGGCGTCATCGACGCCGACGTGCCGGCGATCAGCCCGGCGGCGCGGCGGGTCTGGCTGCGGCTCGGAGCCGAGCCGCAACCGGCCGAGCAGGTGGCGGCCGCGCTGCGCCTCAGCCCCGTCCCGGTGCTGCGCGCGCTGCGCGAGCTCGAGCGTCACGCGGTGGTCGTGGGCGACGGGAACGGGTGGCGTCGCGACCGGGTCCCCGGTGGCGCGCAGGGGGTAGGTTGA
- a CDS encoding methyltransferase domain-containing protein, whose product MNHSEAMDPEQADEVFAHWEDKYGTSDGVWSGHVNTALAQIAADLPAGSALDLGAGEGGDALWLAERGWSVMGIDISPTALARAESAAERAGLSERVTWVAADLDTWSSTQAFDLVTASFLQSPVALDRARILRTGADRVAVDGHLLVIAHAEAPPWAHAHDHDHLQEMDFPTPESDLAMLDLPADDWRTVVAEVRDRTAFAPTGEQVVLRDGVLLLQRLA is encoded by the coding sequence GTGAACCACTCCGAGGCCATGGATCCCGAGCAGGCCGACGAGGTCTTCGCCCACTGGGAGGACAAGTACGGCACCAGCGACGGTGTGTGGTCGGGGCACGTCAACACCGCCCTGGCGCAGATCGCCGCCGACCTCCCCGCCGGCTCGGCGCTCGATCTCGGCGCAGGAGAGGGCGGGGACGCCCTGTGGCTGGCCGAGCGTGGCTGGTCCGTCATGGGCATCGACATCTCGCCGACGGCCCTCGCTCGCGCCGAGTCCGCGGCGGAGCGCGCCGGGCTGAGCGAGCGGGTCACGTGGGTGGCCGCCGACCTCGACACCTGGTCGTCCACGCAGGCGTTCGACCTCGTCACGGCGTCGTTCCTGCAGTCGCCCGTCGCTCTCGACCGGGCCCGGATCCTGAGGACGGGAGCCGATCGCGTCGCGGTGGACGGGCACCTGCTCGTCATCGCCCACGCCGAGGCGCCCCCGTGGGCCCACGCGCACGACCACGACCACCTGCAGGAGATGGACTTCCCCACGCCGGAGTCGGACCTGGCGATGCTCGACCTCCCGGCCGATGACTGGCGCACGGTCGTCGCGGAGGTGCGTGACCGCACCGCGTTCGCGCCCACCGGCGAGCAGGTCGTGCTGCGCGACGGGGTCCTGCTGCTGCAGCGCCTCGCCTGA
- a CDS encoding MogA/MoaB family molybdenum cofactor biosynthesis protein — MSDQDRRALGVVVCSTRAAAGSREDLTGPRIAQWGRDRGFEVSGPHVVPDGPEVADVLRRLVDQGCALVVTTGGTGFTDDDHTPEATSALIDRPAPGIAEALRARGLRTTPHAALSRGVAGISGHTLLVNLPGSTGGVREGLEVLGEIVDHALDQLGHGRPSDRPLHT; from the coding sequence ATGAGTGATCAGGACCGCCGTGCCCTCGGCGTCGTCGTCTGCTCCACACGCGCGGCCGCCGGCAGCCGGGAGGACCTCACCGGACCTCGCATCGCCCAGTGGGGACGCGACCGGGGCTTCGAGGTGTCGGGCCCGCACGTCGTGCCCGACGGGCCCGAGGTCGCCGACGTCCTGCGCCGGCTCGTCGACCAGGGCTGTGCGCTGGTCGTGACCACGGGTGGCACGGGGTTCACCGACGACGACCACACGCCGGAGGCGACCTCCGCACTCATCGACCGTCCGGCCCCGGGCATCGCGGAGGCCCTGCGCGCCCGTGGCCTGCGCACGACGCCGCACGCCGCACTCTCGCGCGGCGTGGCAGGCATCAGCGGGCACACCCTGCTGGTGAACCTGCCCGGATCCACCGGAGGGGTGCGCGAGGGCCTCGAGGTGCTCGGCGAGATCGTCGATCACGCACTGGACCAGCTCGGTCACGGCAGGCCGAGCGACCGCCCGCTGCACACCTGA
- the moaC gene encoding cyclic pyranopterin monophosphate synthase MoaC, translating into MSTGPGDEKDLSHYRADGSAHMVDVSAKATTRREATASGLLRTRADVVERIMTGDLPKGEALATARIAGILAAKQTPFLVPMCHPLSLAAITVDFRALDDAVRIEATVATTGPTGVEMEALTAVSVAALTLFDMVKAVDHTARIDAVQVEAKTGGTHDWTRDE; encoded by the coding sequence ATGAGCACCGGACCGGGCGACGAGAAGGACCTGTCGCACTACCGCGCCGACGGCAGCGCCCACATGGTCGACGTCTCGGCGAAGGCGACCACCCGGCGGGAGGCCACCGCCTCCGGCCTCCTGCGCACGCGGGCCGACGTGGTCGAGCGGATCATGACCGGCGACCTGCCCAAGGGCGAGGCCCTGGCCACCGCGCGCATCGCGGGCATCCTCGCTGCGAAGCAGACCCCCTTCCTCGTGCCGATGTGCCATCCGTTGTCCCTCGCGGCGATCACCGTCGACTTCCGCGCCCTCGACGACGCCGTGCGCATCGAGGCGACCGTGGCCACGACCGGCCCCACCGGCGTCGAGATGGAGGCGCTGACCGCGGTCAGTGTGGCCGCCCTGACGCTCTTCGACATGGTGAAGGCGGTCGACCACACCGCGCGGATCGACGCCGTCCAGGTCGAGGCGAAGACCGGCGGGACCCACGACTGGACCCGCGATGAGTGA
- the glp gene encoding gephyrin-like molybdotransferase Glp, with product MSRSVEEHVHAVAEVIRRAAQRRAQDQAVRRPVTEELTGRLAAPAVARLDVPGFDNSQMDGFAVHAADLARADIALVTLPTVAHVVAGGAHPPRLDPGSAAPIMTGAPIPLGADAVVPVERTGAGEFGPVGGGALIEFREPVQPGTFVRTVGADVTSGATVLEAGAPLHPAAIGALVVAGVESVEVAPPLRLAVVGTGAELVSGAVPDSNSRALAAHARELGLPVTTHVVPDDPDLLGDVLAQLAAGHDLVITTGGVSAGTREVVRQTLEGTPGAWFDHVAVQPGGPQGLASVLAGDREVPVVCLPGNPVSVLVSFELFLRAPLARAAGRVAQRPSGSAPLAEPLASPAGRLQARRGTLQADGTISLVGAAGSHLAVSYARADVLVLVPEHVTALEAGDTVEWWRIA from the coding sequence ATGAGCAGATCCGTCGAGGAACACGTCCACGCGGTGGCCGAGGTGATCCGGCGCGCCGCTCAACGACGCGCCCAGGACCAGGCCGTCCGACGACCGGTGACCGAGGAGCTCACCGGCCGACTCGCCGCGCCCGCCGTCGCGCGACTGGACGTCCCCGGCTTCGACAACAGCCAGATGGACGGGTTCGCCGTCCATGCCGCTGATCTCGCCCGCGCCGACATCGCGCTGGTGACGCTGCCCACCGTGGCGCACGTGGTGGCCGGCGGCGCCCACCCGCCCCGACTCGACCCGGGCTCCGCCGCGCCGATCATGACGGGCGCCCCCATCCCGCTCGGCGCCGACGCCGTCGTCCCCGTGGAGCGCACCGGCGCGGGCGAGTTCGGCCCGGTCGGCGGCGGGGCGCTGATCGAGTTCCGTGAGCCCGTTCAGCCGGGGACGTTCGTGCGCACCGTCGGTGCCGACGTGACCTCCGGCGCGACGGTTCTCGAGGCCGGTGCTCCCCTGCACCCGGCGGCGATCGGCGCCCTCGTCGTGGCGGGCGTCGAGTCGGTCGAGGTCGCGCCGCCGCTGAGGCTGGCCGTGGTGGGCACCGGCGCGGAGCTGGTGAGCGGCGCGGTCCCCGACTCGAACTCGCGGGCGCTGGCCGCCCACGCCCGCGAGCTCGGACTCCCCGTGACCACACACGTGGTGCCCGACGACCCGGATCTGCTGGGCGACGTGCTCGCACAGCTGGCCGCCGGCCACGACCTCGTCATCACGACCGGCGGGGTGAGCGCGGGTACGCGTGAGGTCGTCCGTCAGACCCTGGAGGGAACGCCGGGCGCGTGGTTCGACCACGTGGCGGTGCAGCCCGGCGGCCCGCAGGGCCTGGCCTCGGTGCTCGCCGGCGACCGCGAGGTCCCCGTGGTGTGCCTGCCCGGCAATCCCGTCAGTGTCCTGGTCTCCTTCGAGCTGTTCCTCCGAGCGCCCCTCGCCCGCGCGGCAGGACGCGTGGCCCAGCGGCCGTCCGGATCAGCGCCCCTCGCGGAGCCGTTGGCCTCCCCCGCCGGACGCCTGCAGGCGCGTCGCGGCACCTTGCAGGCCGACGGCACCATCAGCCTGGTGGGCGCGGCCGGCTCCCACCTCGCGGTGTCCTACGCCCGGGCGGACGTCCTCGTCCTCGTCCCCGAACACGTCACGGCACTCGAGGCCGGCGATACCGTGGAGTGGTGGAGGATCGCATGA
- a CDS encoding TOBE domain-containing protein, translating into MSQVRVADAADFLGVSTDTVRRLISSGRLAADKDGSGRTVVDGRALADYVRVEGRSAPDPTAVGRSARNRFVGIVTEVLSDRVMSQVELQCGAHRVVSLISTESVRELGLEPGVVAVAVVKATNVAIEIPKDQA; encoded by the coding sequence ATGTCTCAAGTGCGTGTTGCTGATGCCGCTGACTTCCTCGGAGTCAGCACCGACACCGTACGCCGCCTGATCTCTTCCGGGCGGCTCGCCGCGGACAAGGACGGCTCCGGACGGACTGTGGTCGACGGGCGCGCCCTCGCCGACTACGTGCGGGTCGAGGGCAGATCGGCTCCGGACCCGACCGCCGTCGGGCGCTCGGCACGCAACCGGTTCGTCGGCATCGTGACCGAGGTCCTCAGCGATCGCGTCATGTCGCAGGTCGAGCTGCAGTGCGGCGCTCACCGGGTCGTGTCGCTCATCAGCACGGAGTCGGTCCGTGAGCTCGGCCTCGAGCCCGGCGTCGTCGCGGTGGCCGTGGTCAAGGCCACGAACGTGGCGATCGAGATCCCCAAGGACCAGGCGTGA
- the modA gene encoding molybdate ABC transporter substrate-binding protein translates to MRRGGAATLALVALLTAAGCSSDDGEGGGQRTLTVFAAASLTSTFTELAERFEAEHDGVEVRLSFGGSSDLAAQIAEGAPADVFASADEQTMARVTGASDTALAPEVFATNTLQIVTPADDAVRVDALADLADPGVKVVLCAPQVPCGAATRTLLAKSALDVDPVSEEQSVTDVLGKVTSGEADAGIVYRTDVIGAGDAVRGVDAAGAGEVVNRYPVVALEADESADAFVRFVTSEAGREVLAAAGFGAP, encoded by the coding sequence GTGAGGCGTGGGGGTGCCGCCACCCTTGCGCTGGTCGCCTTGCTGACGGCCGCCGGATGCAGCAGCGACGACGGTGAGGGGGGTGGGCAGCGCACGCTGACGGTGTTCGCGGCGGCGTCGCTCACGTCCACGTTCACCGAGCTGGCGGAGCGCTTCGAGGCCGAGCACGACGGCGTGGAGGTCAGGCTCTCGTTCGGTGGCTCGTCCGATCTTGCGGCCCAGATCGCCGAGGGCGCCCCGGCGGACGTGTTCGCCTCGGCGGACGAGCAGACCATGGCCCGGGTGACCGGTGCATCCGACACGGCCCTCGCCCCCGAGGTCTTCGCGACGAACACGCTGCAGATCGTCACGCCGGCCGATGACGCGGTTCGCGTGGATGCCCTCGCCGACCTGGCGGATCCGGGCGTGAAGGTGGTCCTGTGCGCTCCCCAGGTGCCGTGCGGCGCGGCCACCCGCACCCTGCTGGCGAAGAGCGCGCTGGACGTGGACCCGGTCAGCGAGGAGCAGTCGGTGACCGACGTGCTGGGGAAGGTCACCAGCGGTGAGGCCGACGCGGGGATCGTCTACCGCACCGACGTGATCGGTGCGGGTGACGCCGTGCGAGGCGTCGACGCGGCGGGCGCGGGCGAGGTCGTCAACCGCTACCCGGTCGTGGCACTGGAGGCCGACGAGTCGGCGGATGCGTTCGTCCGGTTCGTCACGAGCGAGGCGGGACGCGAGGTCCTCGCGGCCGCCGGCTTCGGCGCGCCGTGA
- a CDS encoding ABC transporter permease, translated as MTGRSDVPRWIALPALVGLALLALPLAGLVLRVEWGDFLGLVTSESSRAALGLSLRTAAVSTVLCLLLGVPLSLSLARSSGHWSSVVRAVVLVPLVLPPVVGGIALLATFGRRGWLGQHLEAFGVEIAFTTVAVVLAQTFVSLPFLVITLEGALRAADPGYADVAATLGAAPGRVLGRVTLPLVAPGLVAGTVLSFARALGEFGATVTFAGSLQGVTRALPTEIYLQREVDPDAAAALAFLLVAVAVVVIAVVHRPGRSPW; from the coding sequence GTGACGGGCCGGTCCGACGTCCCACGCTGGATCGCCCTTCCGGCGCTCGTCGGGCTGGCACTGCTGGCGCTGCCGCTGGCCGGACTGGTGTTGCGCGTGGAGTGGGGCGACTTCCTGGGCCTCGTGACGAGCGAGTCGTCCCGGGCGGCGCTGGGGCTCAGCCTGCGGACGGCGGCCGTCAGCACGGTGCTGTGCCTCCTGCTCGGCGTGCCGCTGTCGCTGTCGCTCGCCCGGTCCTCGGGGCACTGGTCATCGGTGGTCCGTGCCGTGGTCCTGGTGCCGCTGGTGCTGCCACCCGTGGTCGGCGGCATCGCGCTGCTGGCCACGTTCGGGCGGCGCGGCTGGCTGGGCCAGCACCTGGAGGCGTTCGGCGTCGAGATCGCCTTCACGACGGTGGCCGTGGTGCTGGCCCAGACGTTCGTGTCGCTCCCGTTCCTCGTCATCACCCTCGAGGGCGCGCTGCGTGCTGCCGACCCGGGTTACGCGGACGTCGCGGCAACGCTCGGCGCCGCTCCCGGCCGGGTGCTGGGCCGGGTGACCCTGCCCCTGGTGGCGCCCGGTCTCGTGGCCGGAACCGTCCTGTCCTTCGCGCGGGCGCTCGGGGAGTTCGGCGCCACGGTCACGTTCGCCGGCAGCCTGCAAGGGGTGACGCGCGCACTGCCGACCGAGATCTACCTGCAGCGCGAGGTCGACCCCGATGCGGCCGCGGCCCTGGCGTTCCTGCTGGTCGCGGTGGCGGTCGTCGTGATCGCGGTCGTCCACCGTCCGGGGCGATCGCCGTGGTGA
- a CDS encoding ATP-binding cassette domain-containing protein, whose amino-acid sequence MSLAARVRDPARGVDLRFHVASGETVALMGPNGAGKSTVLATVAGLLRPAEAHVRVGDRVLAGGGQWVPPHRRSVALLGQQPRLFPHLTVRENVAFGPRSVGRDAGLADHWLDPVGASALADRRPRQLSGGQAQRVAIARALAVEPDVVLLDEPLAALDVEAVPEVRRVLRRVLAGTATVLVTHDPLDAMTLADRAVIVEAGRVVHEGTARDVLTHPRSAFGAALAGVNLVEGVATGPDHLRSADGRELAGIPRRTLDVGAAAIATFAPSAVAIHRERPGGSPRNVLPGVVTGIEVRGAACRVEISGWLADVTTAAAAELELEPGRDVWMGIKATEVRLDPA is encoded by the coding sequence GTGAGCCTCGCGGCGCGCGTGCGCGATCCCGCCCGCGGGGTCGACCTGCGGTTCCATGTGGCTTCCGGCGAGACGGTGGCGCTCATGGGGCCGAACGGAGCCGGGAAGTCGACCGTCCTGGCCACCGTCGCCGGCCTCCTGCGGCCGGCAGAGGCGCACGTCCGTGTCGGTGACCGGGTCCTGGCGGGGGGGGGGCAGTGGGTGCCGCCCCACCGCCGATCCGTGGCGCTGCTGGGACAGCAGCCCCGGCTGTTCCCCCACCTCACGGTGCGTGAGAACGTCGCGTTCGGTCCGCGCAGCGTCGGTCGCGACGCCGGTCTCGCCGATCACTGGCTGGACCCGGTGGGGGCGTCGGCGCTGGCCGACCGTCGTCCGCGTCAACTGTCGGGCGGCCAGGCCCAGCGGGTGGCGATCGCCCGGGCCCTGGCGGTGGAACCCGACGTGGTGCTGCTGGACGAGCCGCTGGCGGCGCTGGACGTCGAAGCGGTGCCCGAGGTGCGGCGAGTCCTGCGCCGGGTCCTGGCCGGGACCGCGACGGTGCTCGTGACCCACGACCCCCTCGACGCGATGACCCTGGCCGACCGCGCGGTGATCGTGGAGGCGGGACGTGTCGTCCACGAGGGCACGGCGCGTGACGTGCTGACGCACCCGCGCAGTGCGTTCGGCGCCGCCCTGGCCGGGGTGAACCTCGTGGAGGGCGTGGCCACGGGACCGGATCACCTCCGCAGTGCGGACGGTCGCGAGCTCGCGGGGATCCCGCGCCGCACGCTGGACGTGGGCGCCGCCGCGATCGCCACCTTCGCGCCCAGCGCCGTGGCGATCCATCGGGAGCGGCCGGGAGGGAGCCCGCGCAATGTGCTGCCCGGGGTGGTCACCGGGATCGAGGTCCGCGGGGCGGCCTGTCGGGTGGAGATCTCGGGATGGCTCGCCGACGTGACCACCGCCGCCGCCGCAGAGCTGGAGCTCGAGCCGGGACGCGACGTCTGGATGGGCATCAAGGCCACCGAGGTCCGGCTCGACCCGGCCTGA
- a CDS encoding tyrosine recombinase XerC has product MTDCSEAWARTLADYEHHLCQERDLSDHTVRAYLTDLGSLAAHATLLHVEDPADLTIRTLRSWLANLQTRGRARTTMARRSTAARVFTAWLERTGRAPTDAGALLAAPKAHRTLPPALSQSDMRGVIDAIVDSIEDDGPTGLRDLAVIELLWATGIRVGELVGADVDDLDTSRRVLRVMGKGSKERMVPYGVPAQEAVAAWLERGRPALAVAGSGPALFLGARGGRIDARVVRRIVHERVGAVPDAPDVGPHGLRHTAATHLLEGGADLRSVQELLGHASLGTTQIYTHVSADRLRAAFTQAHPRA; this is encoded by the coding sequence GTGACTGACTGCTCCGAGGCGTGGGCCCGCACGCTGGCCGACTACGAGCATCACCTGTGCCAGGAACGCGATCTCTCGGACCACACGGTCCGTGCCTACCTGACCGACCTCGGCAGCCTGGCCGCGCACGCCACCCTGCTGCACGTCGAGGACCCGGCGGACCTGACGATCCGCACCCTGCGCAGCTGGCTGGCGAACCTGCAGACGCGAGGACGGGCGCGCACGACGATGGCGCGCCGCTCGACCGCCGCGCGGGTCTTCACCGCGTGGCTCGAGCGCACCGGCCGCGCGCCGACGGACGCCGGGGCCCTGCTGGCCGCCCCGAAGGCGCACCGCACCCTGCCGCCGGCGCTGAGCCAGTCCGACATGCGCGGCGTCATCGACGCGATCGTCGATTCGATCGAGGACGACGGTCCGACGGGCCTGCGCGACCTCGCGGTGATCGAGCTGCTGTGGGCGACGGGCATCCGTGTGGGCGAGCTGGTGGGCGCTGACGTGGACGACCTCGACACCTCCCGCCGGGTGCTGCGGGTCATGGGCAAGGGCTCGAAGGAGCGGATGGTCCCGTACGGCGTGCCGGCCCAGGAGGCCGTCGCGGCGTGGCTCGAACGGGGACGCCCGGCCCTCGCGGTGGCCGGCAGCGGGCCTGCCCTGTTCCTGGGTGCCCGGGGCGGCCGCATCGACGCGCGGGTCGTCCGCCGCATCGTCCACGAGCGCGTGGGCGCCGTGCCGGACGCGCCCGACGTGGGACCTCACGGACTGCGCCACACCGCCGCCACGCACCTGCTCGAGGGCGGCGCGGACCTGCGGTCGGTGCAGGAGCTGCTCGGTCACGCCTCGCTCGGCACGACCCAGATCTACACGCACGTCAGCGCCGACCGCCTGCGCGCCGCCTTCACGCAGGCCCACCCGCGCGCCTGA
- a CDS encoding M23 family metallopeptidase, whose protein sequence is MRRALLLLVTTLLAASVAPAAAAPWTWPIGEHRIDRPFDPPQSDYGAGHRGVDIPGRVGQTVRAVAVGRVTFAGRVAGVWTITIDHGPERSTYQPVSPTVRVGDAVTAGQPVGRLLGGHPSCRRTCLNLGRLRGDEYLDPAALLATSGAYRLIDPDGSPPEPPGAGAGDLPLDGSVTSAFGMRVHPVTGVRKLHDGVDIGSACGTPVPAAGAGRVGRAGASGAYGLQVQIEHGGGIATSYAHLGSVAVHRGQRVVTGDVVGRVGSTGFSTGCHLHFMRLVDGRPVDPLGKR, encoded by the coding sequence ATGCGCCGTGCCCTGCTCCTGCTCGTGACGACCCTGCTCGCCGCCTCCGTCGCTCCCGCCGCTGCCGCGCCCTGGACGTGGCCGATCGGCGAGCACCGGATCGACCGCCCGTTCGACCCACCCCAGTCCGACTACGGGGCCGGCCACCGCGGAGTGGACATTCCTGGGCGGGTGGGCCAGACGGTCCGCGCCGTGGCCGTCGGGCGGGTCACGTTCGCGGGTCGCGTCGCCGGCGTCTGGACGATCACGATCGACCACGGCCCCGAGCGATCGACCTACCAACCCGTCTCCCCCACCGTCCGGGTCGGCGACGCCGTGACCGCCGGCCAGCCCGTCGGCCGGCTCCTCGGCGGCCATCCCTCGTGCCGCCGGACGTGCCTCAACCTCGGCCGGCTGCGCGGCGACGAGTACCTCGATCCCGCCGCGCTGCTCGCGACCTCAGGGGCCTACCGGCTGATCGATCCCGACGGCTCGCCGCCGGAGCCGCCCGGCGCGGGTGCCGGGGACCTTCCTCTCGACGGCTCCGTGACCTCGGCGTTCGGGATGCGGGTCCATCCCGTCACCGGCGTGCGCAAGCTGCACGACGGCGTCGACATCGGCTCCGCGTGCGGGACCCCGGTCCCTGCCGCGGGAGCCGGCCGGGTCGGGCGCGCCGGAGCCAGCGGGGCTTACGGGCTGCAGGTCCAGATCGAACACGGCGGCGGGATCGCCACGTCCTACGCCCACCTCGGCTCGGTCGCGGTGCACCGCGGCCAGCGGGTGGTCACCGGCGACGTCGTGGGCCGCGTCGGGTCGACCGGGTTCTCCACGGGGTGCCACCTGCACTTCATGCGGCTCGTCGACGGGCGGCCGGTCGATCCCCTGGGCAAGCGGTGA
- the rpsB gene encoding 30S ribosomal protein S2, which yields MAVVTMRQLLESGVHFGHQTRRWNPKMKRFIMTERNGIYIIDLQQSLSYIDSAYEFVKSTVARGGSILFVGTKRQAQEPVEEQAKRVGMPYVNQRWLGGMLTNYTTMSDRLQRMKELEEIDFDDVAGSNRTKKELLQMRREYTKLNRTLGGIRDMGRVPNAVWIVDTKKEHLAVDEAKKLNIPIVAILDTNCDPDDVDYPIPGNDDAIRSVGLLTRVIADAVADGLMSRGGAKTGEEAPGQELGAEEPMADWEKELLASKAAESAEAPAAEAPAAEAPAAETAEAPAADAPAAETAEAPAAEAPAAETAEAPAAEAPAAETPAES from the coding sequence ATGGCCGTCGTCACCATGCGTCAGCTGCTCGAGAGCGGCGTGCACTTCGGGCACCAGACCCGTCGTTGGAACCCGAAGATGAAGCGCTTCATCATGACCGAGCGCAACGGCATCTACATCATCGACCTGCAGCAGTCGCTGTCCTACATCGACTCGGCGTACGAGTTCGTCAAGAGCACCGTCGCCCGCGGCGGCTCGATCCTGTTCGTCGGCACCAAGCGCCAGGCGCAGGAGCCCGTCGAGGAGCAGGCCAAGCGCGTCGGCATGCCCTACGTCAACCAGCGTTGGCTCGGCGGCATGCTCACGAACTACACCACGATGTCCGATCGTCTCCAGCGCATGAAGGAGCTCGAGGAGATCGACTTCGACGACGTCGCGGGCTCCAACCGCACGAAGAAGGAACTCCTTCAGATGCGTCGCGAGTACACCAAGCTCAACCGCACCCTCGGCGGCATCCGCGACATGGGCCGCGTGCCCAACGCCGTGTGGATCGTCGACACGAAGAAGGAGCACCTCGCGGTCGACGAGGCCAAGAAGCTCAACATCCCGATCGTCGCGATCCTGGACACCAACTGCGATCCCGATGACGTCGACTACCCGATCCCGGGCAACGACGACGCCATCCGCTCGGTGGGCCTGCTGACGCGCGTCATCGCCGACGCCGTCGCCGACGGCCTCATGTCGCGCGGTGGCGCCAAGACGGGCGAGGAGGCCCCGGGCCAGGAGCTCGGCGCCGAGGAGCCCATGGCCGACTGGGAGAAGGAGCTGCTCGCGTCGAAGGCCGCGGAGTCCGCTGAGGCCCCCGCCGCTGAGGCGCCTGCCGCCGAGGCCCCGGCTGCCGAGACGGCTGAGGCGCCTGCCGCCGACGCTCCCGCTGCCGAGACCGCTGAGGCGCCTGCCGCCGAGGCCCCCGCTGCCGAGACCGCTGAGGCGCCTGCCGCCGAGGCCCCCGCTGCCGAGACTCCTGCCGAGTCCTGA